Proteins from one Aspergillus nidulans FGSC A4 chromosome VIII genomic window:
- a CDS encoding OPT family oligopeptide transporter (transcript_id=CADANIAT00001970), whose protein sequence is MAPRSFTLRSLLVGIVIGALITFSNTYFGLQTGWISTMAMPSALIGFSVFKVFSKYLSYPFTPIENVLIQTVAGAVGTMPLGCGFVGVIPALEFLIRDGEDGPSGGEGTGEGGPLKLNFGKLVLWSLGVCLFGVVFAVPLRKEVIIREKLRFPSGTASALMLRVLHGSGQSEKGANSRIDQSMEDQRDAEDVQPLLAQGSAQTEAVLQQDMTSTDNLKRDWRSKMRLLIGAFVVSGVYTLFSYFVPQVRDIPILGLPLAQNWLWTLNPSPAYVGQGIIMGPSTCAHMLFGAVLGWGVLSPLAKSRGWAPGPVDSWENGSKAWIVWVSLAIMLADSIVSLGWLVLKPALVIAPKVLKRISNTRAGSWIASKSPKIVPRSYNYSALSPITEESSGPSSLAHAETRWRADEDEDAPPSQLISMRTVLFLLPLTLLLNVICMHIVFGDVISPLLSSLATLLAVLLSIMGVRALGETDLNPVSGISKLTQLLFSLATPSSHFSRRTALITNLLAGAVSESGALQAGDMMQDLKTGHLLGASPKAQFYGQIIGSLIGAVLSTAVYKMYVNVYPVPGPMFQTPTAYVWIFTARLVTGQGLPPMAWEASSVAGIIFVAITILRIVAASPIANGGRPVGTPAPWRSWIPGGIAVAVGIFNVPSFTLARAIGGLIAWWWSRAHTNHTKKDDGFKPATEPAQSVLSRRPVESENRKPTSPVAGNADDDADAASSSVVVLASGLILGEGIVSIVNLLLASGRVPHL, encoded by the exons ATGGCTCCTCGAAGCTTCACCTTGAGGTCTCTGCTGGTCGGGATCGTTATTGGAGCTCTGATCACTTTTTCGAATACATACTTTGGCTTGCAAACTGGCTGGATCAGCACTATGGCTATGCCGTCAGCATTAATCGGATTTTCGGTCTTCAAAGTCTTCTCCAAATATCTCTCCTATCCATTCACGCCCATCGAGAATGTGTTGATACAAACAGTGGCCGGCGCTGTGGGGACAATGCCTCTTGGCTGTGGCTTCGTCGGCGTTATCCCTGCTCTGGAGTTTCTTATAAGGGACGGAGAAGACGGTCCGTCAGGCGGCGAGGGTACTGGTGAGGGTGGCCCGCTGAAACTGAATTTTGGCAAGCTGGTTCTCTGGAGCTTGGGAGTCTGTTTGTTCGGCGTTGTTTTTGCTGTTCCGCTAAGGAAGGAAGTGATCATTCGTGAAAAACTGAGGTTTCCTAGTGGAACAGCGTCTGCCTTGATGTTGAGAGTTCTGCATGGAAGTGGGCAGAGCGAAAAAGGTGCGAACTCTCGCATTGACCAGTCGATGGAGGACCAACGGGACGCAGAGGATGTACAACCTTTACTGGCACAGGGTTCCGCACAAACGGAAGCTGTGTTGCAGCAAGATATGACTAGCACTGATAACTTGAAAAGAGATTGGAGGTCTAAAATGCGTCTTTTGATCGGCGCGTTCGTGGTCTCTGGAGTTTAC ACACTTTTCTCCTACTTCGTACCTCAAGTCCGCGACATACCAATCTTAGGCCTCCCCCTTGCTCAAAATTGGCTTTGGACACTGAATCCGTCTCCGGCATATGTCGGACAAGGGATCATTATGGGTCCGTCGACCTGCGCTCACATGCTTTTCGGGGCTGTATTAGGATGGGGTGTTTTGTCACCGCTTGCGAAATCTCGCGGATGGGCGCCTGGCCCCGTGGATAGCTGGGAGAATGGGAGCAAAGCTTGGATTGTATGGGTTTCGTTGGCCATCATGCTTGCAGACTCAATCGTCAGCTTAGGCTGGCTGGTACTGAAGCCGGCTCTGGTAATTGCGCCGAAGGTCCTAAAGAGGATTTCAAATACCCGAGCTGGAAGTTGGATTGCTTCAAAAAGCCCTAAAATTGTGCCCCGCTCTTACAACTACTCCGCGTTGAGTCCTATAACAGAAGAGTCATCAGGCCCGAGCAGTCTCGCGCACGCTGAAACGCGCTGGAGagccgatgaggatgaagatgcgcCGCCATCTCAACTCATTTCCATGCGTACGGTACTCTTTCTACTTCCCCTAACTCTGCTCCTGAACGTTATTTGTATGCACATTGTCTTTGGCGATGTCATATCTCCCCTCCTTTCAAGCCTTGCCACATTGCTCGCTGTCCTTCTATCAATAATGGGCGTCCGTGCGCTAGGAGAGACAGATCTCAACCCGGTATCTGGCATCAGCAAATTAACGCAGTTGCTTTTCTCGCTTGCAACCCCATCGTCGCATTTTTCGCGACGCACCGCCCTCATAACTAACCTCCTTGCGGGTGCCGTATCCGAATCTGGCGCCCTTCAAGCCGGTGATATGATGCAAGACCTGAAAACAGGCCACCTTCTCGGCGCGAGCCCCAAAGCTCAATTTTATGGCCAGATAATTGGCAGCCTTATCGGTGCTGTTCTTTCTACGGCCGTCTACAAGATGTATGTCAACGTCTACCCGGTACCTGGCCCTATGTTTCAAACGCCCACGGCATACGTCTGGATATTCACCGCCCGTCTCGTCACTGGCCAAGGCCTGCCTCCGATGGCGTGGGAAGCCTCCTCGGTTGCCGGTATTATTTTTGTagccatcaccatcctccgAATTGTCGCTGCTTCACCGATTGCCAACGGCGGCCGACCAGTTGGCACCCCCGCGCCTTGGCGATCCTGGATCCCTGGTGGTATCGCCGTCGCCGTAGGCATATTCAATGTACCGTCTTTCACCCTTGCTCGAGCCATCGGCGGTCTTATCGCGTGGTGGTGGTCTCGTGCCCACACAAACCACACAAAGAAGGATGATGGATTCAAACCAGCAACTGAACCCGCTCAGTCGGTCCTATCACGTCGACCAGTCGAAAGCGAGAATCGTAAACCTACGTCTCCAGTTGCTGGCAAcgctgatgatgacgccGATGCCGCTTCATCTAGCGTTGTCGTTTTGGCTTCCGGGCTGATTCTTGGCGAGGGAATCGTGAGCATCGTGAATCTCCTTTTGGCCAGTGGACGTGTTCCCCATCTTTGA
- a CDS encoding cyclin-dependent serine/threonine-protein kinase cak1 (transcript_id=CADANIAT00001971) yields the protein MEWKKTLSFTDRLRTIQSLTTAYQQASCSAAFAEAQSQARKIESEAYEQAGSKEEYDQVCQQALDAAEVTVSKTFKSDLDDDTNVANQGNGEQIGPYQNCIHVFDGLHSTIYKSSSESGALVALKITTPHLLEPPHDAHREAQLLREAANEHIIPLLDTLKLDGGRFGLVFPYKKHDLETLFRRDVLTAAQTKSVLRDMFSAIASIHSLGIIHRDIKPSNILLDSPSGPAYLADFGIAWREGSIEAEPADKKITDVGTTCYRPPEVLFGHKGYNTALDLWAAGCVVAEAITVGHKQLFDAGPVGSDLSLIQSIFTTLGTPDEQTWPESKKLPDWGKIEFYKYPAKPWDDILQGSSSNGRDLVSRLVSYESGQRLSAAEALQHPYFSSSKKSTTAV from the exons ATGGAGTGGAAAAAGACCCTTAGCTTCACAGACCGTTTGAGGACCATCCAGTCTCT GACTACTGCTTACCAGCAAGCGTCTTGTTCTGCGGCATTTGCCGAAGCACAGTCCCAAGCTCGAAAGATTGAGAGCGAGGCATACGAACAAGCTGGGTCCAAG GAAGAGTATGATCAAGTCTGCCAGCAAGCACTTGATGCAGCAGAGGTCACCGTGTCAAAGACATTCAAGAGTGATCTAGACGATGACACAAACGTCGCAAATCAAGGGAATGGCGAGCAGATTGGGCCGTACCAAAACTGTATCCATGTCTTTGACGGCCTTCATTCCACGATCTATAAATCCTCGTCGGAGAGCGGCGCTCTCGTTGCGCTGAAGATCACGACCCCTCATCTACTAGAGCCGCCACACGACGCCCACCGCGAGGCTCAACTCTTGCGTGAGGCAGCTAACGAGCACATAATTCCCTTATTAGATACATTGAAACTCGATGGGGGCCGGTTCGGCCTCGTGTTCCCATACAAGAAGCATGATCTTGAAACTCTCTTCCGGCGGGACGTGTTGACCGCCGCGCAGACAAAATCTGTCCTACGCGACATGTTCAGCGCAATAGCGTCTATCCACAGTCTAGGAATCATACATCGTGATATCAAGCCGTCAAATATTTTACTCGACTCTCCGAGCGGGCCAGCGTATCTCGCGGATTTCGGAATAGCCTGGAGAGAAGGGAGTATTGAAGCTGAACCGGCCGATAAGAAGATCACTGACGTCGGGACCACATGCTATCGGCCACCGGAAGTCTTATTTGGCCATAAGGGTTACAACACGGCTCTCGATCTTTGGGCGGCAGGGTGTGTCGTCGCAGAGGCTATTACTGTTGGACACAAACAGCTTTTCGATGCCGGGCCTGTCGGAAGTGACCTCTCACTTATCCAGTCTATTTTCACTACTCTGGGCACTCCAGATGAGCAGACCTGGCCG GAGTCTAAGAAGCTTCCGGACTGGGGTAAAATCGAATTCTACAAATATCCAGCTAAGCCTTGGGATGATATTCTACAGGGGTCATCTTCTAATGGTCGTGACCTTGTCAGCAGACTGGTGTCGTACGAGAGCGGCCAGCGTCTCTCTGCTGCAGAG GCTCTGCAGCATCcgtatttctctagctcgAAAAAATCTACAACGGCTGTCTAA